A region from the Halomarina litorea genome encodes:
- a CDS encoding manganese catalase family protein has translation MFFHQDDLQFEVEVEEPNPRFAKMLQQAIGGAEGEMRVALQYMFQAFAVPRDHEEYRTLLMETAVEELGHIEMLATAVTKNLEGASRAQREAAREDAVIDEMMDSGQPRQALSAGLHAMPVDSNGVPFTGNYVVASGNLAADLYANVMAESTGRLLATRLYEMTDDPGMKDMLSYLIARDTMHQNQWHAAIDSLGEHLPVPASFPQEKENGDVNYTFMSTTREEREDPETPWTSGDAPDGKGEFSSGRQPGSGYADVEAMVEEMYNEVN, from the coding sequence ATGTTCTTCCACCAGGACGACCTGCAGTTCGAGGTCGAAGTCGAGGAACCGAACCCGCGCTTCGCGAAGATGCTCCAGCAGGCCATCGGCGGGGCCGAAGGGGAGATGCGCGTCGCCCTCCAGTACATGTTCCAGGCGTTCGCCGTCCCGCGCGACCACGAGGAGTACCGGACGCTGCTGATGGAGACGGCCGTCGAGGAACTGGGCCACATCGAGATGCTGGCCACCGCCGTGACGAAGAATCTGGAGGGTGCCTCGCGCGCACAGCGTGAGGCCGCCCGCGAGGACGCCGTCATCGACGAGATGATGGACAGCGGCCAGCCTCGACAGGCGCTCTCGGCGGGCCTGCACGCCATGCCCGTCGACAGCAACGGCGTCCCCTTCACGGGCAACTACGTCGTCGCCAGCGGCAACCTCGCGGCGGACCTCTACGCGAACGTCATGGCCGAGTCCACCGGTCGGTTGCTCGCCACCCGCCTCTACGAGATGACCGACGACCCCGGCATGAAGGACATGCTCTCGTATCTCATCGCGCGCGACACGATGCACCAGAACCAGTGGCACGCGGCCATCGACTCCCTCGGGGAACACCTGCCCGTCCCGGCGAGCTTCCCACAGGAGAAGGAGAACGGGGACGTCAACTACACGTTCATGTCCACGACGCGCGAGGAACGCGAGGACCCCGAGACGCCGTGGACGAGCGGCGACGCCCCCGACGGCAAGGGGGAGTTCTCCTCCGGTCGCCAGCCCGGGTCGGGGTACGCCGACGTCGAGGCGATGGTCGAGGAGATGTACAACGAGGTGAACTGA
- the tuf gene encoding translation elongation factor EF-1 subunit alpha: MSDKPHQNLAIIGHVDHGKSTLVGRLLFETGSVPEHVIDQYREEAAEKGKGGFEFAYVMDNLAEERERGVTIDIAHQRFDTDKYYFTIVDTPGHRDFVKNMITGASQADHAVLVVAADDGVAPQTREHVFLARTLGIDRLIVAINKMDLVDYSEDEFKVVKEEVQKLLQQVRFESDDASFIPCSAFEGDNIAERTGNMPWYEGPIILEALNNLPEPQPPTDAPLRLPIQDVYTISGIGTVPVGRVETGMLNVGDNVSFQPSDVSGEVKTIEMHHEEVPEAGPGDNVGFNVRGIGKDDIRRGDVCGPADDPPSVAETFQAQIVVMQHPSVITAGYTPVIHAHTAQVACTFESLDKKLDPASGEVAEENPDFIKAGDAAVVTLRPQKPLSIEPSSEIPELGSFAIRDMGQTIAAGKVLSVDER, from the coding sequence ATGAGCGACAAACCACACCAGAACTTGGCTATCATCGGTCACGTCGACCACGGAAAGAGCACGCTCGTCGGGCGACTGCTGTTCGAGACCGGCAGCGTCCCCGAGCACGTCATCGACCAGTACCGAGAGGAGGCCGCCGAGAAGGGCAAAGGCGGGTTCGAGTTCGCCTACGTCATGGACAACCTCGCGGAGGAACGCGAACGCGGGGTGACCATCGACATCGCCCACCAGCGCTTCGACACGGACAAGTACTACTTCACCATCGTGGACACGCCCGGCCACCGCGACTTCGTGAAGAACATGATCACCGGGGCGAGTCAGGCCGACCACGCCGTCCTCGTCGTCGCGGCGGACGACGGCGTCGCCCCCCAGACCCGGGAGCACGTCTTCCTCGCGCGCACGCTGGGCATCGACCGCCTCATCGTCGCCATCAACAAGATGGACCTCGTCGACTACAGCGAGGACGAGTTCAAGGTCGTCAAGGAGGAGGTCCAGAAGCTCCTCCAGCAGGTCCGCTTCGAGTCCGACGACGCGAGTTTCATCCCGTGTTCGGCCTTCGAGGGCGACAACATCGCCGAGCGCACGGGCAATATGCCGTGGTACGAGGGGCCCATCATCCTCGAGGCGCTGAACAACCTGCCCGAACCGCAACCCCCCACGGACGCGCCCCTTCGCCTCCCGATTCAGGACGTCTACACCATCTCGGGCATCGGGACGGTACCCGTGGGCCGCGTCGAGACGGGGATGCTCAACGTCGGCGACAACGTCTCGTTCCAGCCGTCGGACGTCTCGGGTGAGGTGAAGACCATCGAGATGCACCACGAGGAGGTGCCCGAGGCAGGCCCCGGCGACAACGTCGGGTTCAACGTCCGCGGCATCGGCAAGGACGACATCCGCCGCGGCGACGTCTGCGGCCCGGCCGACGACCCGCCGAGCGTCGCCGAGACGTTCCAGGCGCAGATCGTCGTCATGCAGCACCCCTCGGTCATCACGGCGGGTTACACGCCGGTCATCCACGCGCACACCGCGCAGGTGGCCTGCACGTTCGAGTCACTGGACAAGAAGCTGGACCCCGCCTCGGGCGAGGTCGCAGAGGAGAACCCGGACTTCATCAAGGCCGGGGACGCCGCCGTCGTCACCCTGCGCCCGCAGAAGCCGCTCAGCATCGAGCCGTCGAGCGAGATTCCCGAACTCGGGAGCTTCGCCATCCGCGACATGGGCCAGACCATCGCCGCCGGGAAGGTCCTGAGCGTCGACGAACGGTAA